In Hominilimicola fabiformis, a genomic segment contains:
- the holA gene encoding DNA polymerase III subunit delta, with the protein MAEKKNGNLLKLKKQLKEGILAPLYVFYGEEDYLREMYVDRVKDCVPDGGFPDFNHIKIEGRDVAFSEYDDAWESFPMMADKKLIHIKDSGIFQLKSGKDEASTEEKKEFWTEKFKRISDDTVVIFDETAVDKRSALYKAAAKVGSVVEFTYLSEADLVTWVVKQFLNAKKKISKENAYYLITICDSGLASINNEIKKLIDFCDEEIYKTDIDRVVSKSMEVIVFELTDAIMLGNTQKAMETLADLKTVKENVFTLIYLMLSTFEKMLRVKLMNGAPQAEVASEIGVPLFVARKYINSTKGFSEDSLVWMVRRVAEIDLAIKEGRIEDWNALEQYVAECIYRSHR; encoded by the coding sequence ATGGCGGAAAAGAAAAACGGAAATTTGTTAAAACTGAAAAAACAGCTTAAAGAGGGTATTTTAGCGCCTTTGTATGTGTTTTACGGTGAGGAGGATTACCTGCGTGAAATGTACGTTGATAGGGTAAAAGACTGCGTTCCGGACGGCGGATTCCCCGACTTTAACCACATAAAAATTGAAGGCCGTGACGTTGCGTTTTCGGAATATGACGATGCATGGGAAAGCTTCCCGATGATGGCGGATAAAAAGCTGATACACATTAAGGACAGCGGTATTTTTCAGTTGAAAAGCGGAAAAGATGAGGCATCGACAGAAGAAAAAAAGGAATTTTGGACCGAAAAGTTTAAAAGAATATCTGACGATACAGTCGTGATTTTCGATGAAACAGCGGTTGATAAAAGAAGTGCTTTGTATAAGGCGGCGGCAAAGGTCGGCTCAGTGGTTGAATTTACTTATTTGAGTGAGGCTGACCTTGTGACGTGGGTTGTCAAGCAATTTCTGAACGCAAAAAAGAAGATTTCAAAAGAAAATGCGTATTACCTTATAACCATATGTGACAGTGGTTTGGCGAGTATTAATAATGAAATTAAAAAGCTGATTGATTTTTGTGATGAAGAAATATATAAAACCGATATTGACAGAGTTGTTTCAAAGTCAATGGAAGTTATCGTTTTTGAACTCACTGATGCGATTATGCTCGGCAATACACAAAAGGCAATGGAAACGCTTGCTGATTTAAAAACGGTCAAAGAAAATGTGTTTACGCTTATATATTTAATGCTTTCGACATTTGAAAAAATGCTTCGTGTAAAATTAATGAACGGTGCGCCACAAGCGGAGGTGGCATCGGAAATAGGCGTTCCGTTGTTCGTTGCAAGAAAATATATAAACAGCACAAAAGGCTTTTCGGAGGATTCGCTTGTTTGGATGGTAAGGCGAGTTGCGGAGATTGACTTGGCGATAAAAGAAGGACGTATTGAAGATTGGAATGCATTGGAACAATATGTTGCGGAATGTATTTACAGAAGTCACAGATAA